Within the Streptomyces sp. R41 genome, the region CGCCGAGTGGGTGCGCGTCTCCGTGGAGGACAACCACCCCTACCGGCCGACCGCCCTCGAGGCCGACCACGGGCAGACCGGCGGCCGGGGGCTGCTGCTGGTGCGGGAGGTCACCAGGGAGTCGGGCGGAGTGTGCGACGTCGAGCACACCGCGAGCGGCGGCAAGGTGATCTGGGCCGCCCTGCCGCTCACTCCGAGCGTCGTGTAGCGGGACGGTCGTCACCAGCCGGCGGACGGGCCCGTCAGCTCCCTGATCGCCGGACGGGCCGCGTCCAGCACCGTCATGAACCACGACGAGAAGGTGTCCTTGGCGTGCCGCTCCGCCAGCTCGGCGGCGGTCACGAAGGCCGTCGAGCCGACCTCCTCCGGGTCGGGGCGCAGCGGCGACTGCACCATGCCGACGAAGAGGTGGTTGTACTCCTGCTCCACCAGGCCCGAGTCCGGGTCCGGGTGGTTGTAGCGGACCGTGCCCGCCTCGGCGAGCAGCGAGGGGGAGACCCCGAGCTCCTCGTACGTCCGCCGGGCCGCCGCGGCGAAGGGCGCCTCGCCCGGGTAGGGGTGGCCGCAGCAGGTGTTCGACCACACGCCGGGGGAGTGGTACTTGCCGAGCGCGCGCTGCTGCAGCAGCAGCCGGCCGCGCTCGTCGAAGAGGAACACGGAGAACGCGCGGTGCAACTGCCCGGGCGCCTGATGGGCGGCGAGCTTCTCTGCCGTGCCGATCGTGTTGCCGTCCTCGTCGACCAGCTCCAGCAAGATCGCTTCAACGGTGCCGTTCGACGAACTGTGCGTCGCGGTGGCAGGTGTGATCGGCATACCCATCCTTCGCATCGGTCTTCGAGCCCCAAGTCTGCCGTACGAAACCGGCACTCCCGGCACTTCGCGGCTCCCGCATGTCCCGCTCCGGAAGCCCGGAACGGGACATGCGGGCGACGTGCGTCAGACCCCGAAAGCGGCCGGATACCTGATCGTGCCCGGTGCCACCGACGAGGAATCGTCCAGGACAAGGGCCATCAGGTGTTCGGGCGGCACGTCGAATCCGGGCCGGATGCCGTACTCCGATGCGGGCACGAAACCGAACCTCGGGTAGTACCCGGGATGCCCGAGTACGAGGACGAGCCGCTCCCCACGCGCGCGTGCCGCCTCCAGCACCGCGCGTACGACGGCCGATCCGGCGCCCCGGCGCTGATGCTCCGGTCGTACGGCGACGGGGGCCAGCGCGGCAGCGTGGGCACCGTCGACATGGCAGCGGGTGATCAGCGCGTACGCCGCGATCGTGCCGTCCGGCGCCTCGGCGACGTACGACAGGCCCGGGAGCCACGCCCCCGGGTCGGCGCGCAGCGCGTCCACCAGATCGGCCTCCTCCGCCCTCCGGAAGGCGGTGGCGTTCACGGTGTGCACCTCGGCGTGGTCGGCGGAGGTTTCCCGGCGGGTGTGCCAGGCAGTGGTGTGTTCAGCGTTGTCGGTCAACGTGGAAACCCTTGGGTGAGGGGCCCGGCCGACGCGTGGTTGAGCTACGGGTCAGACTCGGGCCCGGGAAGAGGGGACGACTGTGTCGCTGCGCACAGCAGCGCCGAACGCGACAGTCATCAACCCACCTCCTCGAATCGCCGGCCACGCTAGCAGCGCGGGCGACGGTGGCGCCTCTCGATTAATGGCAGAGCTTCGCCTCGCGCTAATGGCAGAGCTTCGCCTCGTGCTCCGCGTGCCCGCTCGGCTCCAGTTGGAAGGTGCAGTGCTCGACATCGAAGTGGACGCCGAGGCAGCCCTGGAGCTCGTGGAGCATCTTCTCGTGGCCGATCGCGTTCAGGACGTCGGAGCTGACGACCACATGGACGGAGAGCACCGGCATGCCGGACGTGATCGTCCAGGCGTGCAGGTCGTGGATGTCCTCGACGCCCGGCAGGGCCAGGATG harbors:
- the idi gene encoding isopentenyl-diphosphate Delta-isomerase → MPITPATATHSSSNGTVEAILLELVDEDGNTIGTAEKLAAHQAPGQLHRAFSVFLFDERGRLLLQQRALGKYHSPGVWSNTCCGHPYPGEAPFAAAARRTYEELGVSPSLLAEAGTVRYNHPDPDSGLVEQEYNHLFVGMVQSPLRPDPEEVGSTAFVTAAELAERHAKDTFSSWFMTVLDAARPAIRELTGPSAGW
- a CDS encoding GNAT family N-acetyltransferase — protein: MTDNAEHTTAWHTRRETSADHAEVHTVNATAFRRAEEADLVDALRADPGAWLPGLSYVAEAPDGTIAAYALITRCHVDGAHAAALAPVAVRPEHQRRGAGSAVVRAVLEAARARGERLVLVLGHPGYYPRFGFVPASEYGIRPGFDVPPEHLMALVLDDSSSVAPGTIRYPAAFGV